The following are from one region of the Paraglaciecola sp. L1A13 genome:
- a CDS encoding carbon-nitrogen hydrolase family protein, which yields MNKKIIAALQLGSSADGTSATLARIMSFKQAIEDSKCDLLVLPEALLGGYPKGADFGTRVGYRTEQGREDYLAYFQQAIEIDGPEVQALTELAITCNTSIVIGVIERGGSTLYCTALFITQNGEVNKHRKLMPTASERLIWGLGDGSTIPIVDTSAGRVGAAICWENYMPLLRSTMYAKGMDIWCAPTVDDRDIWQASMRHIAYEGRNFLVSACQYQGPPSQKGTTETAPDKAWPADKPLIRGGSVIVSPMGEVLAGPLYNEEGLISAQVDLDDIIKARYDLDPAGHYSRPDVFKLTVDERARPPYSAE from the coding sequence ATGAATAAGAAAATAATAGCCGCGTTGCAACTTGGCTCATCTGCAGACGGAACCAGCGCGACGTTAGCGCGCATTATGAGTTTTAAACAGGCTATTGAAGACAGCAAGTGCGATTTATTGGTGTTACCTGAAGCGCTCTTGGGTGGGTACCCAAAAGGCGCGGATTTTGGCACGCGGGTGGGGTATCGCACTGAGCAGGGCCGTGAAGATTACTTAGCTTATTTCCAGCAAGCTATTGAAATTGACGGACCTGAAGTTCAGGCGCTCACTGAGTTAGCAATCACGTGTAATACGTCCATCGTAATAGGGGTGATCGAACGCGGGGGGAGTACGCTTTATTGTACTGCATTGTTTATCACTCAAAATGGTGAAGTGAATAAACATAGAAAGTTGATGCCAACCGCCAGTGAACGCCTTATTTGGGGGCTGGGTGATGGCTCAACCATTCCTATTGTGGACACCTCTGCTGGGCGAGTAGGCGCAGCTATTTGCTGGGAAAATTATATGCCTTTGTTACGCAGCACTATGTACGCCAAAGGAATGGATATTTGGTGTGCGCCCACTGTAGATGACCGTGATATTTGGCAAGCGAGTATGCGTCATATCGCTTACGAGGGACGTAACTTTCTCGTCAGTGCATGTCAGTACCAAGGGCCACCGTCACAAAAGGGAACGACAGAAACAGCGCCAGATAAGGCTTGGCCAGCGGATAAACCATTGATTCGCGGGGGCAGTGTTATCGTATCGCCTATGGGGGAAGTCTTAGCTGGGCCGTTGTATAATGAAGAAGGGTTAATCAGTGCCCAAGTAGACTTAGATGACATCATTAAAGCGCGTTATGACTTAGATCCCGCTGGTCATTATTCGCGGCCTGATGTGTTTAAATTGACCGTAGATGAGCGTGCTAGGCCGCCCTATAGCGCGGAGTAG
- a CDS encoding DNA-binding domain-containing protein, translating to MSTDQYIDAFTVYLRSGDLSVMARFCENSSHIKRLAVYRNGFYKGCVDALVANFPMCEKKMGSEYFRKMARCYVDRFPPEQGTLVGYGLNLPDFITDFIKGNELESKDTFETPANQQNKTKSYINLVDIAHLDYAWLLSLMSGDSSETLTIGYVTQLMEQGSELTELHVKLNPSVRLVRVSEEAFAEWISLKTNSNSDVRTASSTMYFVMLWRLHGAVQARLLSAAEATLMQALKGKGCALGEAFDAAIKVNENFEVSDAFTACLQNELVEIEKI from the coding sequence ATGAGTACTGATCAATATATTGATGCTTTTACGGTGTATTTACGCAGCGGTGACCTAAGTGTAATGGCGCGCTTTTGCGAAAACTCCTCTCACATTAAGCGGTTAGCGGTCTATCGCAATGGGTTTTATAAAGGCTGCGTGGACGCATTAGTGGCTAATTTTCCCATGTGCGAAAAAAAAATGGGCAGTGAATATTTTAGGAAAATGGCGCGATGTTATGTTGACCGTTTTCCACCCGAACAAGGCACGTTGGTCGGATATGGACTCAACCTGCCTGACTTTATAACGGATTTTATTAAAGGTAATGAACTTGAAAGCAAAGATACCTTTGAAACTCCTGCCAATCAGCAAAATAAAACAAAGTCATACATTAACTTAGTGGATATTGCGCATTTAGATTATGCGTGGTTACTGAGTTTAATGAGTGGCGATTCAAGTGAAACATTAACCATAGGGTATGTTACGCAACTTATGGAACAAGGCTCTGAGCTGACTGAACTTCATGTAAAGCTTAACCCTAGCGTGCGTTTAGTGCGTGTGAGTGAAGAAGCCTTTGCTGAATGGATTTCGCTAAAAACAAATAGTAATAGCGACGTTAGAACTGCATCTTCTACCATGTATTTTGTGATGTTGTGGCGCTTACACGGTGCGGTGCAAGCACGTTTACTTTCTGCTGCAGAGGCTACACTGATGCAGGCTCTAAAAGGCAAAGGTTGCGCTTTGGGTGAGGCATTTGATGCCGCAATAAAGGTAAATGAAAACTTTGAAGTGAGCGATGCGTTTACCGCATGCTTACAAAATGAATTAGTGGAAATCGAAAAGATTTAG
- a CDS encoding DksA/TraR family C4-type zinc finger protein — MAGGWAKDGAVQEQIDASIDEAVARAKSQILKGESAEFCEECDEPISERRRIAVPGVQLCINCQTEIEKHASVKSSINRRGSKDSQLR, encoded by the coding sequence ATGGCTGGCGGTTGGGCAAAAGACGGCGCGGTACAAGAACAAATTGACGCAAGCATCGATGAGGCAGTGGCGCGGGCAAAAAGTCAGATCCTCAAAGGAGAAAGTGCCGAGTTCTGTGAAGAGTGTGATGAACCCATTTCCGAACGGAGGCGTATCGCTGTGCCAGGCGTTCAGTTATGCATCAACTGTCAAACGGAAATAGAGAAGCACGCGAGTGTTAAATCTTCTATCAACCGCCGTGGCAGTAAAGACAGTCAACTACGGTGA
- a CDS encoding cation:proton antiporter gives MHFDPILPAVVGTTFIGLLLSLIFRHFKLPLVLAYILTGLIVGPQCLSLINDIDVIETMGSLGVILLLFFIGMEVSPDKLRRSWRVSIGSTGLQIILSVASMFVVGSLLDWSAQRIVLLGFVMSLSSTAVVLKLMQDKNELHSEQGQHVLGILLVQDLAVIPMVIIIGIMDESGVQSDVVAMQVGAGIGVLLLVRWLLNQEHIEFRWLNKLKVNHELQVFGALLCCFGLALLSGFMHLSTALGAFVGGMLVAKMKDSIWIRSSLEAFHVVFIALFFMSIGMLLNIEFIVQNSTLLGTLLMMVLVGNTLIATVTLRLLKLSWSKSLYTAAMLAQVGEFSFILATLGRQSKLITDYGYHVTVAVIALSLFASPFWVALARKILPSECVSKVSTDVTGA, from the coding sequence ATGCATTTTGACCCTATTTTACCCGCTGTTGTGGGCACAACGTTTATTGGCTTATTGCTTTCGTTAATCTTTAGACATTTCAAACTACCTCTTGTACTGGCTTATATTCTGACCGGGCTTATTGTTGGCCCACAATGTTTAAGCTTGATTAATGATATTGATGTGATTGAAACCATGGGATCACTTGGTGTTATATTATTATTGTTTTTTATTGGAATGGAGGTCAGCCCTGACAAATTACGCCGTAGTTGGCGGGTGTCGATTGGCAGCACGGGATTACAGATCATTTTAAGCGTGGCCAGTATGTTTGTGGTTGGTAGTTTATTGGACTGGTCAGCGCAACGTATTGTATTGTTAGGTTTTGTTATGAGTCTTAGTAGCACTGCGGTGGTATTAAAGCTGATGCAAGATAAAAATGAATTGCATAGCGAACAAGGACAGCATGTTCTCGGTATTTTATTAGTACAAGACTTGGCAGTCATTCCCATGGTCATTATCATCGGCATAATGGACGAGTCTGGGGTTCAATCTGACGTCGTTGCTATGCAGGTAGGTGCTGGCATAGGTGTGTTATTACTGGTGCGCTGGTTACTAAATCAAGAACATATTGAATTTCGTTGGTTAAATAAGTTAAAGGTTAATCACGAACTACAGGTATTCGGGGCGTTATTGTGCTGTTTTGGTTTGGCTTTATTATCTGGATTTATGCATTTATCCACTGCACTAGGCGCGTTTGTAGGCGGTATGCTGGTGGCGAAAATGAAAGATTCAATATGGATTAGAAGCAGTTTAGAAGCATTTCATGTGGTGTTTATTGCATTGTTCTTTATGTCTATTGGCATGTTACTTAATATAGAATTTATTGTACAAAACAGTACGTTGCTGGGGACGTTACTCATGATGGTGCTAGTGGGTAATACCCTTATAGCCACGGTAACACTGCGACTACTGAAATTAAGTTGGTCTAAGAGTCTGTATACTGCGGCCATGCTTGCGCAAGTAGGGGAGTTCAGTTTTATTCTGGCTACACTGGGTCGCCAGTCAAAATTGATTACTGATTATGGTTATCATGTAACGGTAGCGGTTATTGCATTAAGTTTGTTTGCCAGCCCTTTTTGGGTGGCATTAGCCCGAAAGATTTTACCCTCTGAGTGTGTCTCTAAAGTGTCGACTGATGTTACTGGAGCATAG
- a CDS encoding DoxX family protein, giving the protein MIKNIQLLYVQMGEQLSRFLEPLALLSLRFMVAKVFLDSGLSKWDGFLQFNIDKYDLFKYEFFCPDPVREGALLLCDPQTLDYVDGSFIVKIIETLAVVAGVVEVLLPILLIIGLFSRFAALGLIGMTMFIQLAVFPTLDHWINPASWWAVSLLVIFARGPGFLSVDRFLGLDAKRTTNH; this is encoded by the coding sequence ATGATAAAAAATATACAACTGCTATATGTGCAGATGGGTGAGCAGTTGTCGCGGTTTTTAGAACCTTTGGCACTTTTGTCACTGCGTTTTATGGTCGCTAAAGTATTTCTCGATTCGGGATTAAGTAAATGGGATGGTTTTTTACAATTCAATATTGATAAGTACGACCTATTTAAATACGAATTCTTTTGCCCAGACCCAGTCAGAGAGGGCGCATTACTCCTGTGCGATCCACAAACATTAGATTATGTAGACGGTTCATTTATTGTAAAGATAATTGAAACACTCGCGGTAGTTGCAGGTGTTGTTGAAGTGCTACTTCCAATATTACTGATTATTGGTTTGTTTTCTCGCTTTGCAGCTTTAGGCCTTATTGGCATGACAATGTTTATTCAGCTTGCCGTTTTTCCCACATTAGATCATTGGATTAACCCAGCTTCGTGGTGGGCGGTTTCATTATTAGTGATTTTCGCTCGTGGACCAGGCTTTTTATCGGTAGATCGATTTTTAGGCTTAGATGCTAAGCGTACAACCAATCATTAA
- a CDS encoding DUF692 domain-containing protein, translated as MKANKLHSPQHLNVGEKLGAGLSLKPEHLDEILALPVKNLSAADDLWFEVHTENYFVAGGPRLNYLRAVRENHNVSFHGVGGSLGSDLQAMSAHTKRVKALIDEFQPALVSEHAVWSKSNGKYYADLMPLPRTKDALNSLVDGIDCYQCAIGRSILIENPSNYLDFISEMDEPQFLVEAAKQTGCGLLIDINNLYISSQNTGIDALNYLRQIPAELVGEIHIAGHDPDPALGRSLLIDSHAAAVAPPVWTLLEQALGLFGHRPVLVERDANIPSFEELLNEWQIAQNYLAQSESQKKVNTPYLNTPDKEAIR; from the coding sequence TTGAAGGCTAATAAATTACATTCTCCTCAGCATCTAAATGTTGGGGAGAAACTAGGTGCGGGGTTAAGTTTAAAACCAGAACACCTTGATGAAATATTAGCGCTACCAGTTAAAAATTTATCTGCAGCTGATGATCTTTGGTTTGAAGTGCATACCGAAAACTATTTTGTTGCAGGTGGACCACGATTAAATTATCTGAGAGCTGTTCGTGAAAATCATAACGTCAGTTTTCACGGTGTAGGTGGGTCGCTGGGGTCTGACCTTCAAGCCATGTCTGCGCATACTAAACGCGTGAAAGCCCTGATCGATGAATTTCAACCCGCCCTCGTATCTGAGCATGCAGTGTGGTCAAAGTCGAATGGTAAATATTACGCAGATTTAATGCCCTTGCCTCGAACAAAAGATGCTCTTAATTCTTTAGTGGATGGCATTGACTGTTACCAGTGCGCTATCGGAAGGTCTATCTTAATTGAAAACCCAAGTAACTATTTAGATTTTATTAGTGAAATGGATGAACCTCAATTTTTGGTTGAGGCTGCTAAGCAAACGGGTTGTGGCTTACTTATCGATATTAATAATTTATATATCAGTAGTCAGAACACGGGTATCGATGCATTAAATTATTTAAGACAGATCCCCGCGGAGCTTGTAGGAGAAATCCATATCGCAGGACATGATCCCGATCCTGCTCTTGGCCGGTCATTATTGATTGATAGCCATGCTGCTGCTGTGGCGCCTCCTGTATGGACGTTATTGGAACAAGCATTAGGGTTATTTGGCCATCGACCTGTACTTGTTGAGCGAGATGCTAATATTCCGTCGTTTGAAGAACTATTGAACGAGTGGCAAATAGCGCAAAATTATTTGGCGCAATCTGAATCACAAAAGAAGGTCAATACACCTTATCTAAATACGCCTGATAAAGAAGCGATTCGCTAA
- a CDS encoding DUF2608 domain-containing protein, translated as MLNKFSLAAASIRPTPILRAVLFGLSSSVFLAGCATVQPDAGKAITQTVEANNRSQAASVIYPSTDLQDAVDKANTLEPKSTLVVFDIDDTLLTATEFFGSDKWYDWQRGRALDQQGNVVNTADSEKVNCLFDVLGMVFEIAVNKPTQPNMADIVDSVNNDVVILTARSGAYRAATMRELGRNQLNFKNKSLTPAGTGYHYDYTFGGRTAQVSYVDGVFMVQGMNKGVMLLDLLDRTEHDYTSVVFVDDKQHNIDNMANALKDANINFYGYHYNRISKAVSKTDVAHASAANSALTQLLEGYFTDRAELINQRQCDY; from the coding sequence ATGCTTAATAAATTCTCATTGGCGGCAGCAAGTATTCGACCAACACCTATCTTACGTGCCGTTTTATTCGGGCTCAGTTCATCAGTATTTTTAGCTGGTTGTGCCACTGTGCAGCCTGATGCTGGTAAAGCAATAACGCAAACTGTAGAGGCTAATAATCGTAGCCAAGCCGCTAGCGTGATTTATCCGTCCACCGATCTGCAAGATGCAGTTGATAAAGCCAACACGTTAGAACCCAAATCGACACTTGTGGTATTTGATATCGACGATACATTATTGACGGCTACTGAGTTTTTTGGCAGCGATAAGTGGTATGACTGGCAACGGGGCAGAGCGCTCGATCAGCAAGGGAATGTGGTCAACACCGCCGACAGTGAAAAAGTGAACTGTTTATTTGACGTGCTAGGTATGGTATTTGAAATTGCGGTGAATAAACCCACCCAGCCAAATATGGCGGATATCGTTGATAGCGTGAATAACGATGTAGTCATTCTTACTGCCCGTTCAGGCGCTTATAGAGCGGCAACAATGCGCGAACTTGGGCGTAATCAGTTGAATTTTAAAAATAAATCATTGACGCCAGCCGGTACAGGTTATCACTATGATTACACGTTTGGTGGACGCACCGCGCAGGTAAGTTATGTGGATGGCGTGTTTATGGTACAAGGCATGAATAAAGGCGTGATGCTGTTAGATTTGCTTGATCGCACTGAGCATGATTATACGTCTGTGGTGTTTGTGGATGACAAGCAACATAATATCGACAACATGGCCAATGCGCTTAAAGACGCCAACATTAATTTTTACGGCTATCACTATAATCGCATATCAAAGGCGGTTTCAAAAACAGATGTTGCTCATGCAAGCGCTGCTAATTCGGCTTTAACGCAGTTGCTAGAAGGGTACTTTACTGATCGCGCCGAGCTTATAAATCAGCGTCAATGTGATTATTAA
- a CDS encoding glutathione S-transferase family protein: MITLHGFAASNYYNLVKHVLLYKELPFKENLLYAGSDALLAISPAGKVPVITTAEGLHLSESSVICDFIEETYPTTPLYPENAGERAVVRQIMKIAELYFELPSRRFIPYVFSGAEIPESVKAEVRQVLNRGVTALSRLCKFSPWIAGEQFTMADIYVYYVNTIVSTFGSSQLEWDILAAVPGMKEWNDTMSQSVISQNVEADRLANKTEFMQKVKAQFEAANTK, translated from the coding sequence ATGATTACTTTGCACGGTTTTGCAGCTAGCAACTATTACAACCTAGTGAAACATGTACTTTTATATAAAGAACTGCCATTTAAAGAAAACCTTCTTTACGCGGGTAGTGACGCGTTACTCGCAATCAGTCCCGCGGGAAAAGTACCTGTTATCACAACAGCCGAAGGCCTTCATCTTTCAGAGTCGAGTGTCATTTGCGACTTTATCGAAGAGACTTACCCAACAACGCCACTGTATCCTGAAAATGCTGGAGAACGTGCGGTTGTGCGTCAAATTATGAAAATTGCAGAGCTTTATTTTGAACTACCAAGCAGGCGATTTATTCCTTATGTATTTTCAGGCGCTGAAATTCCTGAATCAGTTAAAGCCGAAGTACGCCAAGTATTAAACCGTGGCGTGACGGCCTTAAGTCGCTTGTGCAAGTTTTCACCTTGGATCGCAGGTGAACAATTTACCATGGCGGATATCTACGTTTATTACGTAAACACCATTGTCAGCACTTTTGGCTCGAGCCAACTTGAGTGGGATATACTTGCAGCGGTACCTGGAATGAAAGAATGGAACGACACCATGAGTCAATCTGTCATTAGCCAAAACGTAGAGGCCGATCGTCTGGCAAACAAGACCGAGTTTATGCAAAAGGTGAAAGCTCAGTTTGAAGCTGCGAATACTAAATAA
- a CDS encoding NADPH-dependent 2,4-dienoyl-CoA reductase — protein MTASAPFPHLLSPLDLGFTTLKNRTLMGSMHLGLEEEKGGFGKLAAFYAERAKGGVGLIVTGGISPNIAGWVAPFAGRMSSSRHAKKHRIITEAVHREGGKICMQILHSGRYGYHPFNVSASATKAPIAPFKPKALSIRGVKKTIADYVACAGYAQEAGYDGVEIMGSEGYLINQFFCERTNQRDDEWGGSLENRARLAIEVVRQTRQKVGANFIIIYRLSMLDLVEGGAPWDEVVYLAKAIEKAGATLINTGIGWHEARIPTIVTSVPRAAFTWITQKMKAEVSIPLITTNRINTPEVAESVLANGHADMVSMARPFLADSQFVAKAVRNESDQINTCIACNQACLDHAFAQKRASCLVNPQACYETELIFKAVVAPKKLAVIGAGPAGLAFATYAAQRGHQVHLFEQASEIGGQFNYAKQIPGKEEFYETLRYYARMIEVAGVRLHLNSRANADSLREHDFDEIVMATGIKPRQLDIPGIEHKKVLSYIDVLRDHKPVGNIVALIGAGGIGFDVAEYLVEQEELTTHLDKWLSHWGIDKDIKHPGGLTQPQISVTKREVYLLQRKSSKVGAGLGKTSGWVHRASLKQHNVKMINSVEYLKIDDQGLHVSIKGEPRIIEADNIIICAGQEPLRELHDSLLTLAKPVHIIGGADVAAELDAKRAIRQGAELAATI, from the coding sequence ATGACAGCTTCAGCTCCCTTTCCTCATCTATTAAGTCCCCTTGATCTTGGGTTTACCACCTTGAAAAATAGAACGCTAATGGGCTCTATGCATTTAGGATTAGAAGAAGAAAAAGGTGGCTTTGGTAAACTCGCTGCATTCTATGCTGAGCGGGCCAAAGGAGGTGTAGGGTTAATTGTGACCGGTGGAATTAGCCCTAACATCGCAGGTTGGGTGGCGCCTTTCGCAGGACGCATGAGCTCTAGCCGCCACGCTAAAAAGCATCGCATTATAACCGAAGCGGTTCACCGCGAAGGCGGCAAAATCTGTATGCAAATACTGCACTCAGGCCGCTATGGTTATCATCCCTTTAATGTATCAGCTTCTGCGACCAAAGCCCCTATCGCGCCTTTTAAGCCTAAAGCGCTTTCTATTCGAGGCGTTAAAAAGACCATTGCTGACTATGTGGCCTGTGCTGGGTATGCCCAAGAGGCAGGTTACGACGGTGTCGAAATAATGGGCTCCGAGGGCTACCTTATTAATCAGTTTTTCTGCGAGCGCACCAACCAACGAGATGACGAATGGGGCGGTAGTCTGGAAAATCGCGCTCGCTTGGCCATTGAAGTCGTACGTCAAACCCGGCAGAAAGTCGGTGCTAACTTCATCATTATTTACCGTCTATCGATGCTTGATTTAGTGGAGGGCGGCGCTCCATGGGACGAAGTCGTTTACCTTGCAAAAGCCATCGAGAAAGCAGGCGCAACGTTGATTAATACCGGTATAGGCTGGCATGAAGCACGCATCCCCACCATTGTGACCTCAGTACCTCGAGCCGCCTTTACTTGGATCACGCAAAAAATGAAAGCTGAGGTATCAATTCCCCTGATTACCACTAACCGGATCAATACCCCTGAGGTGGCAGAATCAGTATTAGCAAATGGCCACGCGGATATGGTGTCCATGGCGCGGCCTTTTTTGGCAGATTCACAATTTGTGGCAAAAGCCGTGCGCAACGAGTCTGACCAAATCAACACCTGTATCGCCTGTAATCAAGCATGCTTAGATCACGCCTTCGCCCAAAAACGCGCAAGTTGTTTGGTCAACCCCCAAGCCTGTTACGAAACCGAGTTGATTTTTAAAGCCGTCGTCGCCCCAAAAAAACTCGCCGTGATTGGCGCAGGCCCAGCGGGTTTGGCATTTGCTACTTATGCTGCGCAGCGCGGACATCAAGTACATTTGTTTGAGCAAGCCAGTGAAATTGGTGGTCAGTTTAATTACGCCAAGCAAATCCCTGGTAAAGAAGAGTTCTACGAAACCCTGCGTTATTACGCCCGTATGATTGAGGTTGCGGGGGTAAGATTACATTTGAACAGCAGGGCCAATGCAGATAGTTTGCGCGAGCATGATTTTGACGAAATTGTGATGGCTACAGGCATCAAGCCAAGGCAATTAGATATCCCTGGGATTGAGCATAAAAAGGTATTGAGCTACATAGATGTTCTGCGAGATCATAAGCCAGTCGGTAATATCGTTGCGCTTATTGGTGCTGGTGGCATTGGCTTTGACGTAGCGGAATATCTAGTCGAGCAAGAAGAATTAACCACACACCTTGATAAATGGTTGAGCCATTGGGGTATTGATAAAGATATAAAACACCCTGGTGGGTTAACCCAACCGCAAATATCTGTCACTAAGCGCGAAGTGTATTTATTGCAACGTAAATCTAGCAAAGTGGGTGCAGGGTTAGGCAAAACGTCCGGTTGGGTTCATCGCGCGTCTCTTAAACAGCATAACGTCAAAATGATTAACTCAGTGGAGTACCTGAAAATTGACGACCAGGGATTACACGTCAGTATCAAAGGTGAACCGCGCATTATTGAGGCCGACAATATCATTATTTGTGCAGGTCAAGAGCCACTACGAGAACTGCATGACAGTCTACTTACTTTAGCCAAACCCGTGCATATTATCGGTGGAGCCGACGTGGCGGCAGAACTTGATGCCAAGCGCGCAATAAGACAAGGCGCAGAACTAGCCGCAACAATTTAA
- a CDS encoding sodium:proton antiporter, whose translation MEIGLLILLFSVSAYAMLAKKLSTTIITAPMVFLGMGFLMNQLGLIHVGDAHETVYLIAEISLVVLLFLDASQINLRRLKKQNSWPLRMLLIGLPLSILIGTGFAYLFFPEWPWAMLALVAAILAPTDAALGQAVVSNKSVPANERQSLSVESGLNDGLALPVILFFASLVAMETGSQENEISWLMFGFSQIVVGILVGVGMGWSSGRLFLYTESKKVSSSVFEGIGVLALTGTSYLMASLLGGNGFISAFVAGLAFGNIVKGHCRFIYQFTESEGQILIWTSFVIIGLGLLPSAVEHLTLPVAGYILVSIFIVRPLAIYLSLIGTKAKNLTKVFMGFFGPRGLATALFALIISKDILGEYGHSILIVAINAVWMSTLIHGIAAAPMANWYGAKIKLLKIKSR comes from the coding sequence ATGGAAATCGGATTACTCATTCTTCTTTTTTCAGTTAGCGCTTACGCCATGTTAGCCAAAAAACTGTCTACTACTATCATCACCGCGCCAATGGTCTTTTTGGGAATGGGTTTTCTGATGAATCAGTTGGGATTGATTCATGTTGGGGATGCACATGAAACCGTGTACTTAATCGCAGAGATATCACTTGTTGTTTTACTGTTTTTAGATGCCTCACAAATAAACCTGCGCAGGCTGAAAAAACAGAATTCTTGGCCACTGAGAATGTTATTGATAGGCCTCCCATTAAGTATTTTAATTGGTACTGGCTTTGCATACCTGTTTTTCCCTGAGTGGCCTTGGGCAATGTTGGCGTTGGTTGCCGCTATTTTGGCTCCCACTGATGCGGCATTAGGTCAAGCGGTGGTATCTAATAAAAGTGTACCTGCAAACGAGCGACAAAGCTTATCGGTTGAAAGTGGATTGAATGATGGACTCGCATTACCCGTTATTCTATTTTTTGCCAGCCTAGTTGCGATGGAAACAGGCTCTCAAGAGAATGAAATATCATGGTTAATGTTTGGTTTCAGCCAAATTGTTGTAGGTATATTGGTTGGGGTAGGTATGGGCTGGTCGAGCGGGCGCTTATTTTTATACACAGAGTCAAAAAAAGTATCATCCAGTGTATTTGAAGGGATCGGTGTTTTAGCACTGACCGGCACATCATATTTGATGGCTAGTTTGCTGGGCGGGAATGGGTTTATTTCAGCGTTCGTTGCTGGTTTAGCATTTGGTAATATTGTGAAAGGGCACTGCCGATTTATCTATCAGTTTACTGAAAGTGAAGGGCAAATATTAATTTGGACTTCGTTTGTTATTATCGGCCTCGGGCTTCTTCCCTCCGCTGTAGAACATTTAACGTTGCCAGTCGCTGGTTACATCTTGGTCAGTATCTTTATTGTTCGTCCTCTTGCCATTTATTTGTCATTGATCGGTACAAAAGCAAAAAACCTTACCAAGGTATTCATGGGTTTTTTTGGCCCAAGAGGCCTTGCTACCGCTCTTTTTGCGCTAATTATTTCCAAAGATATTTTAGGTGAATACGGTCATTCAATATTAATAGTCGCAATTAATGCAGTATGGATGAGCACCTTAATACACGGCATTGCAGCTGCGCCCATGGCTAATTGGTATGGTGCTAAGATTAAGCTTTTAAAAATTAAATCAAGATAA
- a CDS encoding DUF2282 domain-containing protein, whose translation MKKVNLTKALLIGASAAVLSTAAVAGPNSQLNIADGASPKVQEQLTNWLAGDKVRGRKDKCYGIALAGENDCKAGAGTSCEGTSTTDFQANAWTYSPKGTCESIVTPNGTGSLEG comes from the coding sequence ATGAAAAAAGTAAATTTAACTAAAGCGTTGTTAATTGGCGCATCAGCAGCAGTTTTAAGTACAGCTGCAGTGGCAGGTCCTAATAGTCAATTAAACATTGCAGATGGCGCATCACCAAAAGTACAAGAGCAACTTACCAATTGGTTAGCGGGTGATAAAGTTCGTGGCCGTAAAGATAAGTGTTACGGCATTGCACTAGCAGGTGAGAACGATTGTAAAGCAGGTGCAGGTACAAGTTGTGAAGGTACTTCAACGACTGATTTTCAAGCTAATGCGTGGACGTATTCACCTAAAGGCACATGTGAGTCAATTGTAACGCCTAATGGAACAGGCTCACTTGAAGGCTAA